From one Triticum aestivum cultivar Chinese Spring chromosome 4B, IWGSC CS RefSeq v2.1, whole genome shotgun sequence genomic stretch:
- the LOC123093734 gene encoding alkane hydroxylase MAH1, with amino-acid sequence MAPVSFLELSLSLLCFIVFYYFHARSKRKNPVIPLEWPLVGMLPALLANLPRLHDWVTTVVTASPLNFRFVGPPRSGMELFVTSDPANVRHVFTSNFANYPKGPEFAEIMDILGGGIFNADGDSWRRQRAKAQLLMSGPRFRAFVTRCSRRKVERDLLPLLAHVAGGGTGVCDLQDVFLRLTFDTTTTLVFGVDPGCLAIDFPEVPFARAMDDAMDVLLVRNVLPPSWWKLVRWLGVGYERKMAVAWRDIDRFIGDTIAKRREAVKARGGIDGSADLLSSYIDDDEASTVVDAFLRDTTMNLMLAGRDTTGSGLSWFFYLLTRNPEVVSKILAELDTVKSSTTTADGMVTYDPDELGQLVYLHAALCESLRLYPPVPMEHKGVVAAEALPSGQEVRPGDKVMVSLYAMGRMEAVWGKDCREFRPERWIGEDGKPRYVPSYKFVSFNSGPRTCLGKDMAMVQLKAVAAAVVRNFEVEAVAGQVVEPKISIILHMKNGFKARIKRRHAGA; translated from the coding sequence ATGGCGCCCGTCTCCTTCCTCGAACTCTCGCTCTCCTTGCTCTGCTTCATCGTCTTCTACTACTTCCACGCCAGGTCCAAGCGGAAGAACCCGGTGATCCCGCTGGAGTGGCCGCTGGTGGGCATGCTCCCGGCGCTCCTCGCCAACCTCCCGCGCCTCCACGACTGGGTCACCACTGTGGTCACCGCCAGCCCGCTCAACTTCCGCTTCGTCGGCCCGCCGCGTTCGGGCAtggagctcttcgtcacctccgaTCCGGCCAACGTCCGCCACGTCTTCACCTCCAACTTCGCCAACTACCCCAAGGGCCCCGAGTTCGCCGAGATCATGGACATCCTCGGCGGCGGCATCTTCAACGCCGACGGCGACTCCTGGCGCCGCCAGCGCGCCAAGGCGCAGCTGCTCATGTCCGGCCCAAGGTTCCGGGCCTTCGTGACACGGTGCAGCCGCCGCAAGGTCGAGCGCGACCTGCTCCCGCTGCTCGCCCACGTCGCCGGGGGCGGCACCGGCGTGTGCGACCTGCAGGACGTGTTCCTCAGGCTCACGTTCGACACGACGACCACGCTGGTGTTCGGCGTCGACCCGGGCTGCCTGGCCATCGACTTCCCTGAGGTGCCGTTCGCGCGCGCCATGGACGATGCCATGGACGTGCTCCTCGTCCGCAACGTGCTTCCTCCGTCGTGGTGGAAGCTGGTGCGGTGGCTCGGGGTCGGGTACGAGCGGAAGATGGCCGTCGCGTGGCGCGACATCGACAGGTTCATCGGCGACACGATCGCCAAGCGGCGGGAGGCGGTGAAGGCCAGAGGCGGCATCGACGGCTCGGCCGACCTGCTCTCCTCCTACATCGACGACGACGAAGCGAGCACGGTCGTCGACGCCTTCCTCCGCGACACGACCATGAACCTCATGCTGGCCGGCCGCGACACGACCGGCTCGGGGCTCTCCTGGTTCTTCTACCTCCTGACAAGGAACCCAGAGGTGGTGTCCAAGATCCTCGCAGAGCTGGACACCGTGAAATCCAGCACCACCACCGCGGACGGCATGGTGACCTACGACCCGGACGAGCTGGGGCAGCTGGTGTACCTGCACGCGGCGCTTTGCGAGTCGCTCCGGCTATACCCGCCGGTGCCGATGGAGCACAAGGGCGTGGTGGCCGCGGAGGCGCTGCCGAGCGGGCAGGAGGTGCGGCCGGGGGACAAGGTGATGGTGTCGCTGTACGCGATGGGGAGGATGGAGGCGGTGTGGGGCAAGGACTGCCGGGAGTTCCGGCCGGAGCGGTGGATCGGGGAGGACGGCAAGCCGAGGTACGTGCCGTCGTACAAGTTCGTGTCCTTCAACTCCGGGCCGCGGACGTGCCTCGGGAAGGACATGGCGATGGTGCAGCTCAAGGCGGTGGCGGCCGCCGTGGTGAGGAACTtcgaggtggaggcggtggccggGCAGGTCGTGGAGCCCAAGATCTCCATCATCCTCCACATGAAGAACGGCTTCAAGGCCAGGATCAAGAGGAGGCACGCAGGTGCTTGA